The following are encoded in a window of Castanea sativa cultivar Marrone di Chiusa Pesio chromosome 5, ASM4071231v1 genomic DNA:
- the LOC142634003 gene encoding F-box protein CPR1-like produces the protein MMSHLPIEIISEILSRLPVECLLRFLCISKSWYALIKQPDFIKLHLHRSIETNRDRTLILEKVTHGVPRYFFSVHFPTENHFDNAFKLYQPLYRRGKLVHILDYCHGLVCIHHWTDEIAIWNPLIRKYRVLPKEPISIPSGFTYYKSNKIAFGYDLCNDDYKVLRVTAFCNRGQPLKEFEVKVYSLRSHSWRKIEDQWPKKECTISSNSVSLNGALHWLIAEDTPYDTDSPLGAECLLAFELATEKFRVFKTPVQQEVELGTRLEVLKGQLSFIVSPDLEAEIEQDYNDVWLMKEYGEASSWTRIYKIERPMPWAFQYCKPLMFSENEKKVLLEMRQYNQTKLVWYEIETKRCQRVKIQNLPNWFRTATCVGSLLLLDGDNVIDPAEQKNKRKRNESPSEVPNPKLLGKAVDENEKQEG, from the exons ATGATGTCGCATCTTCCGATAGAGATAATCAGTGAAATACTCTCCCGATTACCAGTGGAGTGTCTCTTACGCTTCCTCTGCATTTCCAAGTCATGGTACGCCCTAATCAAGCAGCCAGATTTCATCAAGTTGCATCTCCACCGCTCCATCGAGACTAACAGAGATCGCACCCTCATCCTCGAGAAAGTCACTCATGGTGTGCCTCGTTATTTCTTCTCTGTCCATTTCCCAACCGAGAATCACTTCGACAACGCCTTCAAACTTTATCAGCCGCTGTACCGTCGAGGTAAGCTAGTTCACATTTTAGACTATTGCCACGGCTTGGTTTGCATTCATCACTGGACCGATGAAATTGCGATTTGGAATCCATTGATCCGAAAGTATAGGGTATTGCCAAAGGAACCGATTTCGATACCTTCTGGTTTCACGTATTACAAATCTAACAAAATAGCATTTGGGTACGACTTGTGTAATGATGACTATAAAGTGTTGAGGGTTACAGCTTTTTGCAATAGAGGTCAGCCTCTAAAGGAGTTTGAAGTGAAGGTATATAGTCTTAGGTCTCATTCTTGGAGAAAGATTGAAGATCAATGGCCAAAAAAGGAATGCACAATATCTTCTAATTCGGTGTCGTTGAATGGAGCGTTGCATTGGTTAATAGCTGAGGATACTCCATATGATACGGATTCTCCGCTAGGTGCAGAGTGCCTTCTTGCTTTTGAACTTGCCACCGAGAAATTCCGGGTCTTTAAAACACCGGTTCAACAAGAAGTTGAGTTGGGGACACGTTTGGAAGTGTTGAAAGGACAACTCAGTTTTATTGTAAGTCCTGATCTGGAGGCTGAAATAGAGCAGGACTATAATGATGTTTGGTTGATGAAAGAATATGGGGAAGCAAGTTCTTGGACTCGGATTTATAAAATTGAGCGACCGATGCCTTGGGCTTTCCAATATTGCAAACCTTTAATGTTTTCAGAGAATGAGAAGAAAGTTTTATTGGAGATGCGCCAGTATAACCAAACAAAACTTGTTTGGTATGAAATAGAGACGAAAAGGTGCCAAAGGGTTAAGATTCAGAATCTGCCCAATTGGTTTAGGACAGCAACTTGTGTTGGGAGTCTTCTTCTGCTTGATGGTGATAATGTGATTGATCCGGCAGAGCAGAAGAACAAGAGAAAGAG GAATGAAAGCCCATCAGAGGTTCCTAATCCTAAACTGTTAGGGAAAGCAGTAGATGAAAATGAAAAGCAAGAAGGATAA
- the LOC142637176 gene encoding F-box protein CPR1 gives MEKGKKKALSVLSMAANPNLGQMIPNLNLVLNANFPSDVISDILYQLPVKTLVRFRCVSKRWCSQIDGPDFIKLQLSHSLATRTNLNVILKKWYLYMVEFESLQIAIELSPPLKVIWGITEVFGSCNGLVAVCNSENEMALWNPSTRKSQRLPFEPVEHPGGVELRRFAFYGFGYSPISEDYKVVRMVQFVAQDDEGDVVGDDEDGFFYAEVKVYSLKGNSWRKINDLPYYVRFLFQLNYLLFYRRGYGVYACGSVHWVASVGFGLYMIVAFDLGVERFQNVPLPGKVDNGFEMDVGVLEGRLCMILNYRHVYLDIWVMKEYGVKESWTKLFKVSADSSLKRPLGHIVPLAYSKSGDKVLLAVEKRKLFWYNIRKRRAEKVRIEGAPKSFGADFYVESLVPVGCDGMDQRRQQPQGEMKKSYRKKMDDFLSKGFKLTL, from the exons AtggaaaagggaaagaaaaaagctTTATCAGTATTATCAATGGCAGCCAATCCTAACCTTGGCCAAATGATACCTAACCTTAACCTGGTTCTGAACGCTAACTTCCCATCTGATGTGATTTCTGACATTCTGTACCAACTTCCTGTGAAAACTCTCGTACGATTCAGATGCGTATCCAAACGTTGGTGTTCCCAAATAGACGGTCCAGATTTCATCAAGCTACAGCTTAGCCACTCCCTAGCCACCCGAACAAATCTCAACGTTATTCTCAAGAAATGGTATTTGTACATGGTGGAGTTCGAATCGCTTCAAATCGCCATAGAACTCAGCCCTCCATTGAAAGTGATCTGGGGTATAACCGAAGTTTTTGGGTCATGTAATGGCTTGGTTGCTGTTTGCAATTCTGAGAACGAAATGGCTTTGTGGAACCCATCGACTAGGAAATCACAGAGATTGCCTTTTGAGCCGGTTGAGCACCCAGGTGGTGTTGAGCTTCGTCGTTTTGCGTTTTATGGATTTGGGTACAGCCCCATTAGTGAGGATTACAAGGTGGTGAGGATGGTGCAATTTGTTGCCCAAGATGATGAGGGAGATGTAGTTGGTGATGATGAAGATGGGTTTTTTTATGCTGAGGTTAAAGTTTATAGCTTGAAGGGTAATTCATGGAGGAAAATCAATGACCTTCCTTATTATGTTCGTTTTCTATTTCAACTTAATTATCTGCTTTTTTATAGAAGAGGGTATGGTGTATATGCTTGTGGTTCTGTACATTGGGTGGCATCTGTAGGATTTGGACTTTATATGATTGTTGCTTTTGATCTTGGGGTTGAGAGGTTTCAAAATGTACCACTGCCTGGTAAGGTTGATAATGGTTTTGAAATGGATGTGGGGGTCTTGGAAGGAAGGCTCTGCATGATATTGAATTACAGGCATGTCTATCTTGATATATGGGTAATGAAAGAGTATGGGGTGAAGGAATCTTGGACCAAATTATTCAAGGTTTCTGCAGATTCCAGTTTGAAAAGGCCTCTTGGACACATTGTGCCTCTAGCTTATTCTAAGAGTGGTGATAAGGTTCTTTTGGCAGTGGAGAAGAGGAAGCTGTTTTGGTATAATATTAGAAAGAGGAGAGCCGAGAAAGTGAGGATTGAAGGGGCTCCAAAATCATTTGGTGCGGATTTTTATGTGGAAAGTCTTGTTCCTGTAGGTTGTGATGGAATGGATCAGAGGAGGCAGCAACCACAAGGGGAAATGAAGAAAAGCTATAGAAAGAAGAT GGATGATTTCTTGTCAAAAGGCTTTAAACTGACTTTATAA